In Rhineura floridana isolate rRhiFlo1 chromosome 1, rRhiFlo1.hap2, whole genome shotgun sequence, the following proteins share a genomic window:
- the ARL14EPL gene encoding ARL14 effector protein-like, which translates to MSLKMDDYMEGNCPAGEQSAPRELVGGSSTCTKQQQQIERQLKCLAFQNPGPLLADFNPETREQQKKACMSMINQDCFNNTKKTVKKYDKHGRLLSSKTDLCDCLEKNCLGCFYPCPKCNSTKCGAECRCNRKWVYDQIQIEGGQIIRFPF; encoded by the exons ATGTCTTTGAAAATGGATGATTATATGGAAGGAAATTGTCCTGCAGGAGAACAATCTGCACCAAGGGAACTGGTAGGAGGGAGCAGCACTTGCACAAAACAACAG CAACAAATAGAACGTCAGCTGAAATGTCTGGCATTTCAGAATCCAGGACCACTATTAGCAGACTTCAACCCTGAAACCAGGGAGCAGCAGAAGAAAGCCTGCATGTCAATGATAAACCAGGATTGTTTTAATAATACAAAGAA AACCGTGAAGAAATATGACAAACATGGCCGGCTGCTTTCCAGTAAAACAGATTTGTGTGACTGCCTAGAGAAGAACTGCTTGGGCTGCTTCTACCCCTGCCCTAAATGCAATTCCACCAAATGTGGCGCAGAGTGTCGCTGCAATCGAAAATGGGTTTATGATCAGATTCAAATAGAAGGTGGCCAAATAATCAGATTTCCATTTTGA